The following are encoded in a window of Lynx canadensis isolate LIC74 chromosome B1, mLynCan4.pri.v2, whole genome shotgun sequence genomic DNA:
- the SPATA4 gene encoding spermatogenesis-associated protein 4, with product MAAAGLGGRLLTLPAAALPKSPSLSLQAAAPIRGKPKKYLVYPHPPKSSRLSPSVLRWLQGLDLTFFPRNVNRDFSNGFLIAEIFTIYYPRDLKLSSFENGTSLKVKLDNWAQLEKFLARKRLKLPKELIHGTIHCKAGVPEILIQEVYTLLTHREIKSIQDDLVNFTDYSYQMRLPLVPSSTASKSIKDNIRSSEIKSNPNTLSNELKVEFLFLLQMLQRKLRRKLNPKWFEVKPTVGELTLDHLPTHGSRCKYNSMISRERVAPVLLSPSDSGNTSSPSTCLNLLPTVTPAGRAPAGNTGTVGNPLRRIHVKQAGKYSFESAMNPITNTKK from the exons ATGGCTGCCGCCGGCCTGGGAGGAAGGCTTTTGACACTGCCGGCGGCAGCCCTACCCAAGTCACCGTCACTTTCGCTACAGGCAGCAGCTCCCATCCGAGGGAAGCCTAAGAAATATCTGGTCTATCCGCATCCACCGAAGAGCTCCCGCCTGTCCCCGTCGGTTCTGCGCTGGCTCCAGGGCCTGGATCTCACCTTCTTTCCTAGGAACGTCAACAG GGATTTTTCAAATGGCTTCCTGATTGCAGAAATATTCACTATATATTACCCCAGGGACCTTAAATTGTCATCCTTTGAAAATGGAACTTCTTTGAAAGTCAAGTTGGATAACTGGGCACAGTTGGAGAAG TTCCTGGCAAGAAAAAGACTTAAATTACCTAAAGAGCTAATCCATGGAACAATTCATTGCAAAGCTGGAGTACCTGAAATACTAATACAAGAGGTTTATACTTTGCTAACGCATCGAGA AATTAAAAGTATCCAGGATGACCTCGTGAATTTCACAGACTACAGTTACCAGATGCGTCTGCCCCTGGTTCCTAGCTCCACAGCTTCCAAGTCGATTAAAGATAACATTAGGTCATCAGAGATAAAAAGCAATCCCAACACGCTCAGCAATGAACTTAAAGTAGAATTCCTCTTCCTTTTACAAATGTTGCaaagaaaattaaggagaaaattgAATCCCA AATGGTTTGAGGTCAAACCAACAGTGGGAGAACTTACTCTTGACCACCTTCCAACCCATGGCTCTCGGTGCAAATATAATTCCATGATTTCAAGGGAAAGAGTTGCTCCTGTTTTAC TTTCACCTTCAGATTCTGGGAACACATCCTCTCCTTCAACCTGCCTCAACCTTCTTCCAACAGTGACGCCTGCAGGGAGAGCTCCAGCAG GAAACACAGGTACTGTTGGCAATCCACTTAGAAGAATTCATGTCAAACAAGCTGGAAAATACTCTTTTGAATCTGCCATGAACCCTATCACAAACACGAAAAAGTAA